From a single Sorghum bicolor cultivar BTx623 chromosome 5, Sorghum_bicolor_NCBIv3, whole genome shotgun sequence genomic region:
- the LOC8066733 gene encoding P-(S)-hydroxymandelonitrile lyase-like isoform X2, giving the protein MSSSGQYSSPRRAATATLLLALAAGSFLLLPALARGSSSSSSFEEDRISALPGQPNDGVAFDMYGGYVTVDEHAGRAFYYWLQEADRGEVEDPDTAPLLLWLNGGPGCSSVGYGAMEELGAFRVHTDGHRLLLNEYAWNKGFSYSNTSSDLLVAGDISTAHDSYTFLVKWFERFPQYKYRDFYIAGESYGGHYVPQLSQLVYRNNIGVEKPVINLKGFMVGNGLTDDRADMVGMFEFWWHHGLIADETLDTGLKVCPGSSFIHVTPECRKIWDKALEEQGHIDGYSIYTPPCDKGSPYAHRLQSRPHPLMMLPAYDPCTAFYSTKYLNLPEVQTAMHANVSGSMEYPWVVCSNLLFDNWTDAATSMLPIYRELIEGGLKVWVFSGDTDTVVPLSATRRSLAALSLPVKTSWYPWYMVSTEVGGWTMEYEGLTYVTVRGAGHEVPLHRPEQALFLLKQFLKGEPMPAEAKNASLILLPSENKAPS; this is encoded by the exons ATGAGCTCCTCCGGCCAGTACAGCTCTCCACGGCGTGCCGCGACGGCAACGCTCCTCCTAGCGCTAGCCGCCGGCAGCTTTCTCCTCCTGCCGGCACTGGCACgagggtcgtcgtcgtcgtcgtcgtttgaGGAGGACCGCATCAGTGCCCTGCCGGGGCAGCCCAACGACGGCGTGGCGTTCGACATGTACGGCGGCTACGTCACCGTCGACGAGCACGCCGGCCGGGCGTTCTACTACTGGCTCCAGGAGGCCGACCGCGGCGAGGTCGAGGACCCGGACACCGCGCCGCTCCTCCTCTGGCTCAACGGCGGGCCTGGGTGCTCCTCCGTCGGCTATGGTGCCATGGAGGAGCTCGGCGCGTTCCGCGTCCACACCGACGGCCACAGGCTTCTGCTCAACGAGTACGCATGGAACAAAG GGTTCTCTTACAGCAATACCAGCTCCGACTTACTCGTCGCCGGCGACATCTCAACGG CCCATGATTCGTACACGTTCCTGGTGAAATGGTTCGAGAGATTCCCTCAGTACAAGTACCGCGATTTCTACATTGCCGGCGAGAGCTACGGAG GTCACTACGTTCCTCAGCTCTCCCAGCTTGTGTACAGGAACAACATCGGCGTAGAGAAGCCTGTCATTAACCTCAAGGGTTtcatg GTCGGGAACGGGCTGACCGACGACCGCGCTGACATGGTCGGCATGTTCGAGTTCTGGTGGCACCACGGCCTCATCGCCGACGAGACCCTGGACACCGGGCTCAAGGTCTGCCCCGGGAGCTCCTTCATCCACGTCACGCCTGAGTGCAGGAAGATCTGGGACAAGGCCCTGGAGGAGCAAGGCCACATTGACGGCTACAGCATCTACACGCCGCCATGCGACAAGGGGAGCCCCTACGCGCACAGACTCCAGAGCCGCCCCCAC CCATTGATGATGCTGCCTGCCTACGATCCGTGCACGGCCTTTTACTCGACAAAGTACTTGAACCTCCCCGAGGTGCAGACGGCCATGCATGCCAACGTTAGTGGCAGCATGGAGTACCCATGGGTTGTATGCAG CAACTTGCTATTTGATAACTGGACAGACGCAGCCACTTCCATGCTGCCCATCTACAGAGAGCTCATTGAAGGTGGCCTCAAGGTGTGGGTCTTCAG TGGTGACACAGACACTGTAGTGCCGCTGAGTGCGACCAGACGCTCCCTTGCTGCCCTGAGCCTTCCTGTTAAAACTAGCTGGTACCCCTGGTACATGGTCTCAACCGAG GTTGGAGGCTGGACGATGGAGTATGAAGGCCTGACATATGTCACCGTCCGTGGCGCCGGGCACGAGGTTCCCCTACACCGTCCGgagcaggcgctcttcctgTTGAAGCAATTTCTTAAGGGCGAACCCATGCCAGCCGAG GCAAAAAATGCCAGCCTAATCCTCCTTCCTAGCGAGAACAAGGCTCCTTCCTAA
- the LOC8066733 gene encoding P-(S)-hydroxymandelonitrile lyase-like isoform X1 has product MSSSGQYSSPRRAATATLLLALAAGSFLLLPALARGSSSSSSFEEDRISALPGQPNDGVAFDMYGGYVTVDEHAGRAFYYWLQEADRGEVEDPDTAPLLLWLNGGPGCSSVGYGAMEELGAFRVHTDGHRLLLNEYAWNKVANVLFLDAPAGAGFSYSNTSSDLLVAGDISTAHDSYTFLVKWFERFPQYKYRDFYIAGESYGGHYVPQLSQLVYRNNIGVEKPVINLKGFMVGNGLTDDRADMVGMFEFWWHHGLIADETLDTGLKVCPGSSFIHVTPECRKIWDKALEEQGHIDGYSIYTPPCDKGSPYAHRLQSRPHPLMMLPAYDPCTAFYSTKYLNLPEVQTAMHANVSGSMEYPWVVCSNLLFDNWTDAATSMLPIYRELIEGGLKVWVFSGDTDTVVPLSATRRSLAALSLPVKTSWYPWYMVSTEVGGWTMEYEGLTYVTVRGAGHEVPLHRPEQALFLLKQFLKGEPMPAEAKNASLILLPSENKAPS; this is encoded by the exons ATGAGCTCCTCCGGCCAGTACAGCTCTCCACGGCGTGCCGCGACGGCAACGCTCCTCCTAGCGCTAGCCGCCGGCAGCTTTCTCCTCCTGCCGGCACTGGCACgagggtcgtcgtcgtcgtcgtcgtttgaGGAGGACCGCATCAGTGCCCTGCCGGGGCAGCCCAACGACGGCGTGGCGTTCGACATGTACGGCGGCTACGTCACCGTCGACGAGCACGCCGGCCGGGCGTTCTACTACTGGCTCCAGGAGGCCGACCGCGGCGAGGTCGAGGACCCGGACACCGCGCCGCTCCTCCTCTGGCTCAACGGCGGGCCTGGGTGCTCCTCCGTCGGCTATGGTGCCATGGAGGAGCTCGGCGCGTTCCGCGTCCACACCGACGGCCACAGGCTTCTGCTCAACGAGTACGCATGGAACAAAG TGGCGAACGTGCTGTTCTTGGACGCGCCGGCCGGTGCAGGGTTCTCTTACAGCAATACCAGCTCCGACTTACTCGTCGCCGGCGACATCTCAACGG CCCATGATTCGTACACGTTCCTGGTGAAATGGTTCGAGAGATTCCCTCAGTACAAGTACCGCGATTTCTACATTGCCGGCGAGAGCTACGGAG GTCACTACGTTCCTCAGCTCTCCCAGCTTGTGTACAGGAACAACATCGGCGTAGAGAAGCCTGTCATTAACCTCAAGGGTTtcatg GTCGGGAACGGGCTGACCGACGACCGCGCTGACATGGTCGGCATGTTCGAGTTCTGGTGGCACCACGGCCTCATCGCCGACGAGACCCTGGACACCGGGCTCAAGGTCTGCCCCGGGAGCTCCTTCATCCACGTCACGCCTGAGTGCAGGAAGATCTGGGACAAGGCCCTGGAGGAGCAAGGCCACATTGACGGCTACAGCATCTACACGCCGCCATGCGACAAGGGGAGCCCCTACGCGCACAGACTCCAGAGCCGCCCCCAC CCATTGATGATGCTGCCTGCCTACGATCCGTGCACGGCCTTTTACTCGACAAAGTACTTGAACCTCCCCGAGGTGCAGACGGCCATGCATGCCAACGTTAGTGGCAGCATGGAGTACCCATGGGTTGTATGCAG CAACTTGCTATTTGATAACTGGACAGACGCAGCCACTTCCATGCTGCCCATCTACAGAGAGCTCATTGAAGGTGGCCTCAAGGTGTGGGTCTTCAG TGGTGACACAGACACTGTAGTGCCGCTGAGTGCGACCAGACGCTCCCTTGCTGCCCTGAGCCTTCCTGTTAAAACTAGCTGGTACCCCTGGTACATGGTCTCAACCGAG GTTGGAGGCTGGACGATGGAGTATGAAGGCCTGACATATGTCACCGTCCGTGGCGCCGGGCACGAGGTTCCCCTACACCGTCCGgagcaggcgctcttcctgTTGAAGCAATTTCTTAAGGGCGAACCCATGCCAGCCGAG GCAAAAAATGCCAGCCTAATCCTCCTTCCTAGCGAGAACAAGGCTCCTTCCTAA
- the LOC8079099 gene encoding patatin-like protein 2 has translation MASSGTNATGDGTVPQPPPSQGRLITVLSIDGGGIRGLIPATIITCLETKLQELDGPDARIADYFDVIAGTSTGALLTSMLAAPDENRRPLFAAKDLTTFYLENGPNIFPQRKVGWLTPVANLIGTMRGPKYDGVFLHDKIKSLTHDVRIADTVTNIVVPAFDVKYLQPIIFSTYEAKTDALKNAHLSDICISTSAAPTYFPAHYFTTEPAGPGDARPPREYHLVDGGVAANNPTMIAMSMLTKEVLRRNPDFNPGKPTEYRNYLVISVGTGSAKLAEKYTAPQCAKWGLIQWLYEGGFTPIIDIFSHASADMVDIHAAVLFEALHCEKNYLRIQDDSLTGHASSVDIATKENMEALIGIGKKLLKKPVARVNIDTGMYEPVAGEGTNEDALARFAKMLSDERRLRQANLNSY, from the exons ATGGCCAGCAGCGGCACGAACGCCACCGGCGACGGGACGGTGCCGCAGCCACCGCCGTCGCAGGGGAGGCTCATCACCGTTCTGAGCATCGATGGCGGCGGCATCCGGGGGCTCATCCCTGCCACCATCATCACCTGCCTCGAGACCAAGCTCCAG GAGCTGGACGGGCCGGACGCACGCATCGCCGACTACTTCGACGTGATCGCCGGGACGAGCACCGGCGCGCTGCTGACGTCGATGCTGGCGGCGCCCGACGAGAACAGGCGGCCGCTGTTCGCCGCCAAGGACCTCACCACCTTCTACCTCGAGAACGGCCCCAACATCTTCCCACAGAGAAA GGTGGGGTGGCTGACGCCGGTGGCGAACCTGATCGGCACGATGAGGGGTCCCAAGTACGACGGCGTGTTCCTGCACGACAAGATCAAGAGCCTGACGCACGACGTGCGGATCGCGGACACGGTCACCAACATCGTGGTGCCGGCGTTCGACGTCAAGTACCTGCAGCCGATCATCTTCTCCACGTACGAGGCCAAGACCGACGCGCTGAAGAACGCGCACCTCTCCGACATCTGCATCAGCACGTCGGCGGCGCCGACCTACTTCCCGGCGCACTACTTCACGACGGAGCCCGCCGGGCCCGGCGACGCGCGCCCGCCGCGGGAGTACCACCTCGTCGACGGCGGCGTGGCGGCCAACAACCCCACCATGATCGCCATGTCCATGCTCACCAAGGAGGTGCTCCGCCGGAACCCGGACTTCAACCCCGGTAAGCCCACCGAGTACCGGAACTACCTCGTCATCTCCGTCGGGACAGGGTCCGCCAAGCTCGCCGAGAAGTACACCGCGCCGCAGTGCGCCAAGTGGGGCCTCATCCAGTGGCTCTACGAGGGCGGGTTCACCCCCATCATCGACATCTTCTCGCACGCCAGCGCCGACATGGTCGACATCCATGCCGCCGTGCTCTTCGAGGCCCTCCATTGCGAGAAGAATTACCTCCGCATTCAG GACGATTCTCTGACGGGCCATGCGTCGTCGGTGGACATCGCGACGAAGGAGAACATGGAGGCACTGATTGGGATCGGGAAGAAGCTTCTGAAGAAGCCGGTGGCGAGAGTGAACATCGACACGGGGATGTACGAGCCCGTCGCCGGCGAGGGCACAAACGAGGACGCGCTTGCGCGCTTCGCCAAGATGCTCTCCGACGAGCGGAGGCTACGCCAGGCCAACCTCAACTCCTACTAG